CTGTTCTGGAACGAGATCGAGGACGCCATCGTCAATGTGACCGTGGGTCAGGGCCCGGCGACCTTCCCGCGCGCCGGCTTCATCCCGGCCGGCGGGGTGCTGCGCCAGCGCCAGAACGCCGGAACGATCGAGGCCTGGGGCGTCGAGCTGAACGGCTCCGCCTCGGTCTCGGAGCGGCTGTCCCTGACCGGCGCGGTCGCCTGGACCGACGCAGAGGTCGATGGGGGATCGGCCGCGCCGCAGTTGACCGGTCTGCGCCCCGCCCAGGCCCCGGAATGGAGCGCGACGGCCGGTCTCGACTGGCGCGCGACCGACCGGCTGACCCTGATCGCGGCCGCCCGCTATGAGTCCGACCGGTTTGACGACGATCTGAACAGCCGGGTGCTGGAAGCCGCCGTCACGCTGGACGCGCGGGCGGAATGGGCCGTGAATGACCGCGCCATGGTCTATGTGGCGCTCGACAACGTCACGGACGAGGACGTCGAGGTCGCCGAAACCGGCCTGGGCATCGCCGGCTATGGTCCGCCTCGCACCCTCAGCGCGGGGCTGCGCCTGACCTACTGAGAGGCTGCGACCGAGCGGCGCTATCGTCGCTATTGAAAACCGTTCGCAACAATGGCACAGCCGTTGGCGTGACCGATCTCGCAGCTCCTCGTCCAGCCGAACGGACCGCCAAGCCCAGGGCGGCCGTGAACGCGCGCCGGTCGTTCTGGCTGAAGCAGCTGCACCAGTGGCACTGGATTTCGGCGGCCGTCAGCCTGGTGGGCATGATCCTGTTCGCCGTCACCGGCATCACCCTGAACCACGCGGCGTCGATCCCGGCCGAGCCGGTCGTCAGCGAGCAGACCGCCGTCCTGCCCGCGCCGCTGTTGCAGCGGCTGGAGGGCTTCCCGGCCGAGACCACCGACCCCGTGCCGGACGCCGTGGCGCGCTGGGCCTCCGACGCCCTGGACGCCGAGATCGCCGGGCGCGCCAGCGAGACCACGCCCGAGGAAATCTACGTCGCCCTGGCCATGCCGGGCGGCGACGGCTGGGTCACCATCGATCGGGAAACCGGCGATGCGTTGCGGGAAAAGACCACGCGCGGCTGGGTCGCCTACCTCAATGACCTGCACAAGGGCCGCAACGCCGGCGCCGTGTGGTTCTGGTTCATCGACGTCTTTGCGGTGGCCTGCGTAATTTTCGCGGTCACGGGATTGGCGCTGTTGTGGCTGCACGCACGCGGCCGACCATCGACCTGGCCGATCGTGGGCCTCGGCCTCCTGACCCCCGTCGTTATCGCCCTTCTGTTCATCCACTGACGAGTTCGCCCATGCGCCTGCTTCCCATCGTCATATCCACCGCAGGGCTCGCCGCCGCCGCACCCGCCTTCGCCGCCGACGTCTCGGTGGCGGTGGAGCTGCCGCGCATCGCCACCGCTTCCTACCACCGGCCCTATGTCGCCATCTGGATCGAAAAGCCGGACCAGACGGCGGTCCAGACGTTGGCTGTCTGGTATCAGCAGACCCGCAACAACGAGGGCGACGGCAAGGACTGGCTCAAGGACCTGCGCACCTGGTGGCGCAAGGGTGGGCGCGCCATGACCATGCCGGCCGACGGGATCTCCGGCGCTACCCGCGCGGCCGGCCGCCAGTCGATCACCGTGCCCGCCGCCCGCCTGCGGGGCCTTCAGCCCGGCCAGTACACCATGGTGGTCGAGGCGGCCCGCGAACTGGGCGGCCGAGAAGTGGTGCGCGTGCCGTTCCGCTGGGGCGCCGCCAACACAGCCAACGCTTCCGGCTCTTCCGAACTCGGCGCCGTGCGCGTCACCGTCTCCCGCTAAGGACCCGCAGTCATGAAGAAGACCCTCGCCCTCCTGTCGCTCGCCGCCGCCCTCGCCGCCCCGCTCAGCGCCCAGGCGCACCGCGCGTGGCTGGCCCCCACCTCCACCAGCCTGTCGGGGACCGACGCCTGGGTCGGCTTTGACGCCGGCATGTCCAACGGCGTCTTCATCCCGGATCACGCCGCGATGCGGCTGGACAATCTGGTGGTCACCGGACCCGACGGCTCAAAAATCCAGCCCGAGCACATGATGCAGGGTCAGTACCGCTCGACGTTTGACGTGCACCTGACGCAGAACGGCACCTACAAGATCGCCAACGTCGGCTCGGGCCTGATGGCCAGCTATATGCTGAACGGCGAGCGCAAGCGTTGGCGCGGTCCGGCCAGCGATTATCCGTCCGCCTTGCCGGCGGGCGCGACGGAGGTTCAGGCGAGCCGCAACAACAGCCGGGTGGAGACCTTCGTCACCCTGAACGCGCCGAACGAGACGGTCTTCCAGACCACGGGCGAAGGGCTGGAGCTGGTTCCGGTCACCCATCCGAACGACCTCGCGGCCGGCGAGGCGGCGACGTTCAAGTTCCTGCGCGACGGCCAGCCGGCGGCGGACCTCGACGTCACGGTGGCGCGCGGCGGCCTGCGCTATCGCAACGCGCCGGAGGAAATGACGGTCAAGACTGGCGCGGACGGCGCCTTCACCGTCACCTGGCCGGAACCCGGCATGTACTGGATGAACGCGGCAGTGCGCACCGAGGCTCAAGGGCAGACCCTGGCCTCCAACACCTCCTACGTCGGCGTGGTCGAGGTCCTGCCCTGACCCGAGAATCGAAAGCCGCGCCGCCGATCGTCAGCATCGGCGGCGACGTGGCGCCCGACAGCGAGGGCAATCGCGTCCTGATCCCGGTGGGCGTCGGCCTGCCCGAGCGGCCGCCCAGCGACATCGTCTGGAGCCTGTCGGGCGCCAGCATGGGCACGACCTGGAACGCGCGGGTCATCGCGCCCGCGGGCGCCGACAAGGCCGGGGTCCAGGCGGCCATCGAGGCCGAACTGACCGAGGTGGTCGCCCTGTTCAGTCCCTGGGAGCCGTCCAGCGAGATCAGCCGGTTCAACACGGCCCCGGCCGGCATGTGGGCGGTGTCGCAAGGGTTCTGGGACCTGGTGGATGCCGCCATGGACCTGGGCGACGAAACAAACGGGGCGGTCGATCCCACGCTGGGCGCCCTGGTCGACCTGTGGGGGTTCGGCCCGCCGGGTCCGCGCTCGCCGCTGCTGCCCACGCCCGCTGACGATGAGATCGAGGCCGCGCTGAAGGTCTCGGGTTGGGGACGCCTGCGTCTGAACCGCGAGGCGCGCGGCATGATGCAGCTGGGCGGCATGCGGCTGGACGTTTCGGGCATCGCCAAGGGCCATGCGGTGGATCGTGTGTCCAACCGCCTCCACGCCATGGGCGCCACCTCGCACCTCGTCGAGATCGGCGGCGAGCTGAAGGCGCGAGGCGTCAAGCCGGACGGCCAGCCCTGGTGGGTCGAGATCGAGCAGCCGGAGGGCTCGCCCGCGCCCCGCACCGTCTGCGCCCTGCTCGATCTGGCGGTGGCGACCTCGGGCGACTACCGCCGGGCGTTCGAGCACGGCGGGCGGCGTTATCCGCACACCATCGACGGCTCCACCGGCCGGCCGGTGGACAACGGCCTGGCCTCGGTCACGGTGTTTCACCCCGAGGCGATGAAGGCGGACGCCTACGCCACCGCCCTGATCGTGATGGGGCCGTTCGAGGGGCCCGAGTTCGCCCGCGACCTGGGCCTGGCGGCGCACTTCGTCGAGCGCACGCCCCGCGGCCTGATCGAGCGCATGACCCCGGCCTATCAGGCGATGATGGACGAGGGCGCGTGACGGGCGATCCCGTTCGTCTGCTGTGGACGCTTGTCGCCTTGCTGCTGTGGCTGGCGCTGGTCGCGGCCGTGGCCTGGCGCGAGGCGCGCGCCCGACGCCGCTCCGCGCCGCGGGCCTCGCCGCGAGCCGAGGGCGAGACGGTACTCGTGGCCTTCGCCAGCCAAACCGGCTTTGGCGAGGAACTGGCCGTGATGACGGCGGAGACGCTGAGGCGGGGCGGCAGCGCGGTTCGCATGACGCCGCTGGACCAGGTCGATACCGAGACGCTCAGGACCTGCGGCCGCGCGCTGCTGATCGTCTCCACCACCGGCGAGGGCGACCCGCCGGACAACGCCGCGCGCTTCGTGCGGCGGGTGATGACGGATGAGGCGGACCTTTCGGGCGTCCGCTACGGCCTGCTGGCGCTGGGTGACCGCGACTATGACCAGTTCTGCGGCTTCGGCCATGCGGTCGATGGCTGGCTGCGTCGAGCGGGCGCCGAACCGCTGTACGACCTGGTCGAGGTGGACAACGGTGACGCTGGCGCGATCCGCCATTGGCAGCATCAGCTGAACGCCCTGACCGGCGCCGTCGACGAGCCCGACTGGACCCCGCCGGCCTATCTGCCCTGGCGGCTGACACATCGCATGCTGCTGAACCCTGGCAGTCCGGGGGGCGAAGCCTATCACCTGCGGCTGGAACCAATCGACCATGCGCCGGAATGGCGTGCGGGCGACATCGCCGAGGTGGGCGTGCCGGCGTCAGACGCGCATCCGGCGCCGGGCGCCCGCGAATATTCCGTCGCCTCCTTGCCCGCCGACGGCGGCGTCGAGTTCGTGATCCGGCTGGCTCGCCATGCAGACGGAACGCCCGGGCTGGCGTCCGGCTGGCTGACGCAGGACTGCCCGCTCGGCGGCGAGGTGGCCATGCGGCTGCGCGCCAACAGCGGCTTCCACGGACCGGCGCGTAAGACGCCGATGATCCTGATCGGAAATGGCACCGGCCTTGCGGGCCTGCGCGCCCACATCAAGGAACGGCCGACGGGTTGCGAGACCTGGCTGCTGTTCGGAGAACGCACGCGGGCGCACGACGCCTTTTTTGAGGACGAGCTTCGAGGCTGTCTGGCGACGGGCTTCCTCACGCGGCTGGATCGCTGCTTCTCGCGTGACGAAGGTGACGGGCGCTACGTCCAGGACCTGATCGCCGCCAACGCCGACGAGATGCGCGTCTGGATCGCGCGCGGCGCGGCCGTCTATGTCTGCGGCAGCCTGGAGGGCATGTCGCGCGGCGTACACGCCGCGCTCGAGACCATGCTTGGCGAAGAGGCCGTCATCCAGCTGATCGAGGACGGCCGCTACCGGCGCGACGTCTACTGAAGCCGGTCACTTCTGGCGTGGACTTTCCAGGCCCTCATAGGTGGTGACCAGCTTGCCGTCTCGGCGCGCCCGCACCGCCCGCGCCAGCTGCTCGGCGGCGATCCGCACCTCGGCCTGAATGTCGGTGTCTTTGTCCAGCGCCTCGTGGCTGGTGGCGTAGGGCTCCCAGTAACCGATGTAGCGGTCGAGTTCGGCGTCCGGCCCTGCGGGCTGCAGCTTCATGAACCGCAGCCAGTCCGACAACGAACGCCGCACGTTCTCGGCCCCCTCGACGTCGCCGTGCACCACGACGGAGAACTGCCGTCCCTCCAGGTGGCGGGGATAGTCCCACCCGTCCAGCTCGATCTGCTTGGCCTCCCTGGCGTCCTTGCCGTGGGTCGAGGACGGATCGGGATTGCCGCCGTCGCAGCACACCATCCGGTCCATCATCAGCTTCATCGGGCTGGACACCTGGTACCAGTTGACCGGCGTGACCAGGAAGATCCCGTGCGCCTCGACCCACATCGGATAGATGTCGTTCATCCAGTCGTGGACCTGGCCCAGCGAGTAGTTGGGATAGCAGCTGCACGGGAAGTGACACAGCGCCGCCGCCGTCGAGAAGCAGGCCTTGCACGGATGGATTTCACGCCCGAACTCGCTGGTCAGGCGCGACAGGTCCAGCACCGTGGTTTCAAAGCCGTTCTGGCCGTCGAACACCTCTTGCGCGATCTGTGTCAGTCGCCAGCTCTTGGACATTTCGCCCGGGCAGCTGTGCTCCGAGCGCGACGAGCCGTTGACCAACAGGATGCGCATCGGCCCCTCGGGATCGGCGTGGCGGGCCTTGGCCGCCTGGATCATGTCGTTGGCGGCGATCCAGTCGACAGCGAGGTCGTAGTCGGGATCGGCGAATCCGTCGCCCGCCTTGCGCGTCACCGGCGACTTGCGCTGGTTCTCGTAGGCGTCCCAGGCCACCGCCACGATGCGATCGACCTCGGCCTTCAGCCCGTCGAATGCCGGATCGTGAAAACGGCTGCGATAGCGGGCCTCGAAATCCTCGCGGTTGAGCCGTGGCGACGGCATGCCCTTGCGCGGCTCGGGCGCGGCCTGCGGCGATGATGAGTCCATGAAGAGGGCTTTCTGCTTGATTGTGCATGGAAACGCTCAGCTTGGCCGGGGTGTTCCTGAGGTGCGCCGGAACCAGCCTTCCGCGCGGCTGTTCCTTGGCCAGACCGGTCAGGAGAAAGCCCAATGAGAATCCGCGACGTGATGAGCCGTGACGTCCGCATCGCCCGCCCCGGCGACACCCTGCAGGACGTTTCGCAATGGATGGCCGAAGGCGACTTCGGCTTCGTGCCCGTGGCCGACGGCGACCAGCTGATCGGAACCCTGACCGATCGAGACATCACCGTGCGGGCGGTGGCGCGGGGCGCGGGGCCCGGCTCCTCCATAATGGAGTTCATCAGCCGCGAGGCCTGGACGCTGAGGGACGATGACGACCTCAAGGTCGGGCTTGACCTGATGGCTGAGCGCCAGGTGCGCCGCGCCCCCGTAATCGACAAGCATGGTCGGCTGGTCGGCGTTGTCTCGCTGGGCGACCTGTCCACGCGGGTGAAGGAAAAGTACGCCGGCGAGGCGCTGGAAGACATCTCGCGCGGTTGATCCGCCCGGCTTAACCACATCGGCACACCGGCCGCTAAGGCGTGAAGGCCTAAGTCTCGGCCATCACGGTGGAGACGTCGATGGCGCGCGCGCAGTTCCAGAAGGGGCAAAAGGTCTGGGTCGAATGCGTCGGCGCCTGGGCCCAGATCGAACAGGTTCAGCCCGTCTGGGCCAAGGGTTTCGATGAGCCTGTTCGGGTGACCTATGATGTGGGTCTGGGTCGCGACTTCGCGGCCTCCGAGCTGTTCCTGCCCAGCGAAGACCCCGCCTCGACCGATCTCGGAAGCTGGCGGCTGCTGCGTGCGCGCAACAAGTGGCAGACGCCGGAGGACTGCGTTCACCACCCCTATCCGGGCACCTATCCGGTGGTGGTGACCGATACGGCCGACTGGGGCGGATGGCGCGTCCCAGGCGCCGAATACGACCGCGATCCGGCCAAGATCGAGGCGCAGGCTCGGCTCATCGCCGCCGCGCCCGCCCTGATGCAGGTGGTGCGATCGCTGATCGATCTGGTGTCCGAAACGCCGGACGATGCGCCGCCGGCCGTGCTGACCCTGGCGCGGGACGCCCAAGCCGCGCTGAAACCGGTCACCAGCGTGCTGGAAACGCCTGCATCCGTCGAGGGCCCGACCGAGGCGCGCGCCGCCTGACGCGATTTGGTTAACGAACCCTCGACAGGAATCGCCGATACAGCCTAGATTCCCCGCATCACTGATTTGGTCCGGAGATCGCCTTGCGGGGCATGGAGCGCCGCGTAACAAGCCAGGGGCGGCGGGCCTCTGACCAGGCGCCGGGCTCTCCGGCCTGGCTGCGCGTGGCCGTGCTGGCGTTGGCGCTGGCGATCACCGCCTATGTGATGCTGACGTCGCGGCAGGCGACGCGACCCGCGCGCGACATACAGGCCTATCAGGAACTCGCGGTGGCTCAGGACGCCCGGCTGCTGGCGGCGGAGACCCGCGCCCTGCTGCTGCAGAGCGACGCCCCGGCGGACCGCGTGGCTCAAGCCCTGCCCCGCCCCGCCGGTGCGCCGGTCGGCGCCGAGTTGCGGCTGGTCGACGGCGAAGGCCGCATCGTCGCCTCCACCCGGATCGGCGAGGACGGACAGGCGCTGGCGGAGGCTCTGGGCGCAGCGGCTCCACCCGCCGATGGACAAGCGGCGCCGCTCGAGATCAGGGGCGAGCCGACGCTGGCGGCCAGCGTTCCCGTCGGCGCGCGCGGGCTGTTCGCCGTCGCCACCCGGCCTTCGCCCGGCGGAGACGGAATAGTCGACGACCTGTGGCTGCTGGTCACGCCGCTCCTGCTTGGACTGGGCGTGCTGATCCTGATGACAGTCCAGCACTTTCGCCGTGCGCAGGAAAGCCGCGCCTGGGCCGCGTCCGAGCGCCGCTTCCGGGTCGCGGTCGAGGCCGCGCGCTGCGGCGTCTGGGAATGGGACCTCCAGGGCGAGGAGGTCACGCTGTCCGACTTCATGGCTGAGATGCTGGGCTTCGACGCGGGCGGCGTCGCCAGCGCCGCGAGCGTGCTGGCGCGCGTCCATCCCCGCTATGTGGAAGAGGTCAAGCACGCCCTGCGCCAGGCGGCGGCTTACGGCGCCTTCGAGGTCACCTTTCCTGTCGCCGACGCAGCCGGCAAGGCGCGCTGGATCGATGCGCGCGGCCAGGCGCGCGGGGCGCGCGGCGAGGAAGGCTTCTCATCCATTTTGGGCGTCGCGCTGGACATCACCGAGGCGCGCCGCTCGAAGGCCCAGGCCCAGGCCGCCGAAAGCCGTCTGCGCGACGGTGTGGAGAGCATCTCCGACGCATTCGTGCTGTTCGACCGACAGGACCGGCTGATCCTGTGGAACGACGCCTTCCGCGACGCCTTCGCCCTGGGACCCGACATCGTGCGGCGGGGCGCCCTGAAGGACGAGCTGAACCGCATCGCCGCCCTGGCCATCAAGTCCGACCACAGCGCGACCGACGGTCGGGTCGGCGCCCGCGAGGTGGAGTTGCACGACGGCCGCTGGCTGCAGCTGAACGAGCGGTTCACCTCAGATGGCGGCTCGGTGATCACCGCCGCCGACATCACCGCCATCAAGCTGAAGGAGGCCGAGCGTCAGCGCGCGGTGGACGTGCTGCGCCTGACGGTTCGGGAGCTGGAATCCAGCCAGGAGAAGCTCAGCCTGCTGGCGCGCAAATACGAGGTCGCCAAGACCCGCGCCGAGGCGGCCAACCAGGCCAAGTCCGAGTTCCTGGCCAACATGAGCCATGAGTTGCGCACGCCGCTGAACGCCATCAACGGCTTTTCCGAGATCATGGCGGGCGAGATGTTCGGGCCGCTGGGCCATCCGAAATACAAGGGCTACGCCGGCGACATCCACCGCTCGGGCCAGCATCTGCTCAGCCTGATCAACGACATCCTCGACATGGCCAAGATCGAGGCCGGCAAGATGACGCTGCACTACGAGCCGGTGTCGGTGGCCGAGGCGTGCGAGGACGCGGTGCGGCTGATGCGCGGCAAGATTGAGGATGCGCGCCTGCGCTTTTCGCTGCACGCCGATCCGACGCCCGAGATCGAGGCCGACTATCGCGGCGTCAAGCAGGTGCTGCTGAACCTCCTGTCGAACGCGGTGAAGTTCACGCCGGAAGGCGGCGCCATCACCCTCAGCGTGCGTCAGATCATCTCGGACGATGGCGAGGAGCGCGTGCGGGTCTCATGCGCCGACACCGGCATCGGCATCGCCGCAGAGGATATCGAGCGGCTGGCGCAGCCGTTCGAGCAGGTCGAGGGCCAGCATTCGAAGACGACGCAGGGCACGGGACTGGGGCTGTCGCTGACCAAGGCGCTGGTCGAACTGCACGGCGGCGCCCTGACCATCGAAAGCGAACTGGGCGCCGGCGCAACCGTCAGCTTCGAGTTGCCCGTTCGCCGGCCGGATGACAAATCGACGCAGAACCAGCCGCCGCTTCAGGCCCGCGCGGCCTGAACATCCCGGTCGACAAGTCGCCGGCGGATGCTAGGGAAAGGCGCGCCCCAGGTATCGCCACGCGCGCTGGAACCGTAACGGGCCAAGGCCGCTTCGAGACCTCATGATCGACGACCCTACGGACTCGCTCGCCCCTCGGGCGACCTCCGCCCATGCGACAGCCGATCGCCGGGAGGCGATCCTGGACAGCGTGCTGGGCTTTGCGATCATCGGCATGGATCGCGATGGCGCCATCCGCGAGTGGAATCCTGGCGCAACCGCCGTCTTCGGCTGGACGGCCGAGGAGGCGACAGGTCAGCCGGTCGGCCTGATCTTCACGCCCGAGGATCTGGCGATCGACCGTCCCGGCGAAGAGATGCGGCTGTGCCTCAGCGATGGCCGCGCCAACGACGAGCGATGGCACATCCGCAAGGACGGCGCGCGCTTCTGGGCCTCCGGCGAGATGACGCCGCTGTTCGGAGCGGATGGCGTCCACCTGGGTTTCGTCAAGGTTGTTCGGGATCGAACATCGGAACACGAGGCCGGAGAGGCCCTGAAGGAAGCCGAAGAGCGGCTGCGGCGCGCCCAGGAAGCCGGGGGCGTCGGCCTGTTCTGGGTTTCGGCGGCGGACAACGTCATCCATACGACGCCCGAGTTCTGTCGCCTCTACGGCATGCCGGAGGCGTCGCAGGCGCCGGCGGAGGCCTTTGAGCGCCTGGTCATCTCCGACGACGTCGAACTTGTTTCCAACGCCCTGAGCCGGCGCACCGGCGAGGCCCTGCTCGATGTCGAGTACCGCATTCGGCGAGCCGACGACGGCGCCCTGCGCTGGATCGCGCGCAAGGGCGAGCTTGAACTGGACGCCGACGGCCGCCCGACGCGCTTCGTGGGCGTGGCGCGAGACGTCACCAATCGGATCATGAGTGAGCAAGCGTTGCGCGACGAGCGCGAACAGCTGGCCCAGATGTTCGCCCAGGCGCCGACCTTCATGGCGCTGCTGCGCGGGCCCGAGCACCGGTTCGAGCGGGTCAATCCCGGCTATGTGCAACTGATCGGTCATCGCGATGTGGTCGGACGGACCGTTGCCGAGGCGCTGCCTGAAGCCGTGTCCCAAGGGTTCATAGAGCTTCTCGATCGGGCCTTCGCGACCGGCGAACCGTTTGTCGCGGACGGCCTCAAGTTCGACGTGCAGCCGTCCCCTGGCGGTCCGGTCCACGAGCGCTATCTGGATTTCGTCTATCAGCCGATCCGGGACGCCAATGGCGTGATCACCGGCATCTTCGTGGAGGGCGCCGACGTCACCGAGCGTACGTCGGCCGCGGCCGCGCTGCGTGAGAGCGAGACGCGCTACAGCGCCTTGCTGAACACCACCGACATCGGCTTCTGCATCATCCAGATGAAGTTCGACGAGGCCGATCGGCCCGTCGACTACATGATCGTGGAAGGCAACGCCGCCTATGAGCGGATGACCGGCCTGCACGGCTCGACCGGAAAATGGGTGTCGGCGATCGCCCCGGGACTGGAGCAGCACTGGTTCGACCTCTACGGCGGAGTGGCCAAGAGCGGCGACAAGGTGCGTTTCGAGCAGCCCGCGGCCCAGTTCGGCTGCTGGTACGACGTTCAGGCTTTTCGTATCGGCGATCCGGAGCAGAACCGCGTCGCCATCCTGTTCAACGACATCACCGCAAGGCGACGCACCGAGGCGCGCCAGGCGACGCTGCTGGCGCTCAACGACGCCTTGCGCGACCTGACGGATCCGGCAGAGATCGCCCATGCGGCGTCCGAGGTTCTGGGCAAGGCGCTGGGCGTCAGCCGTGTGGGCTATGGCGTCATCGACCGGGTGGCGGAGACCATCACCATCGAGCGCGATTGGAACGCGCCGGGCGTGCGGTCCATCGCCGGCGTGCTGAACTTCCGCGACTACGGCTCCTACATCGACGATCTCAAGGCCGGGATCACCGTGGCCATCGCCGACGCGGCGGAGGACCCC
The genomic region above belongs to Brevundimonas sp. PAMC22021 and contains:
- a CDS encoding PAS domain S-box protein, translating into MIDDPTDSLAPRATSAHATADRREAILDSVLGFAIIGMDRDGAIREWNPGATAVFGWTAEEATGQPVGLIFTPEDLAIDRPGEEMRLCLSDGRANDERWHIRKDGARFWASGEMTPLFGADGVHLGFVKVVRDRTSEHEAGEALKEAEERLRRAQEAGGVGLFWVSAADNVIHTTPEFCRLYGMPEASQAPAEAFERLVISDDVELVSNALSRRTGEALLDVEYRIRRADDGALRWIARKGELELDADGRPTRFVGVARDVTNRIMSEQALRDEREQLAQMFAQAPTFMALLRGPEHRFERVNPGYVQLIGHRDVVGRTVAEALPEAVSQGFIELLDRAFATGEPFVADGLKFDVQPSPGGPVHERYLDFVYQPIRDANGVITGIFVEGADVTERTSAAAALRESETRYSALLNTTDIGFCIIQMKFDEADRPVDYMIVEGNAAYERMTGLHGSTGKWVSAIAPGLEQHWFDLYGGVAKSGDKVRFEQPAAQFGCWYDVQAFRIGDPEQNRVAILFNDITARRRTEARQATLLALNDALRDLTDPAEIAHAASEVLGKALGVSRVGYGVIDRVAETITIERDWNAPGVRSIAGVLNFRDYGSYIDDLKAGITVAIADAAEDPRTQGAARQLSAISAESFINMPLVEQGRFVALFFANNATPRPWPDSDLMLMREVAERVRGASERARSEQALRASEAQFRAFAHAVPNHIWASRADGYLDWFNAALHAYTGLTEDDLEGASGWTSIVHPDDLPRASAAWSASLETGTIYEVEFRIRRHDGAWRWFLVRAEPIRDADGVITRWIGASTDIDDRLRQGAELEQLNETLEEQVATRTRELMAAEEALRQSQKMEAVGQLTGGIAHDFNNLLTGITGSLEIMGNRIAQGRFNEIERYTTAAQGAARRAAALTHRLLAFSRRQTLDPRPTDANRLIGGLEELIRRTVGPQVTVEVVAAGGLWTTLVDPNQLENALLNLCINARDAMPEGGRLTIETGNRWLDSRGAEQRDMEPGQYISVCVSDTGTGMSADVIAKAFDPFFTTKPIGVGTGLGLSMIYGFARQSGGQVRIYSEEGDGSMVCIYLPRHLGPAEMAEPEPDLAGAERAKAGETVLIVDDEPTVRMLVLEVLEELGYAALEAADGAAGLKILQSDARIDLLVTDVGLPGGMNGRQMADAARLVRPDLEVLFITGYAENAVVGNGHLDPGMHVMTKPFAMEALASRIKALIPSG